The following coding sequences are from one Bacteroidales bacterium window:
- a CDS encoding AraC family transcriptional regulator, producing MISQRCKMAVRDELNKLGLHFIIAEMGVVDIMEDITPLQRGLIKTGLNVTGLELIEDKNALLIDHLKKIITDKLNDLSDESSKVNFPEYLSKKLGHEYNSISKLFSDIQGTTIEKFIIAYKIEKVKELIIYGELNLTEIAGKLNYSSVAHLSNQFKKVTGLSPSHFRMLKTQRLKVIEDKQNILKSLS from the coding sequence ATGATCAGCCAGCGTTGCAAAATGGCAGTGAGGGATGAACTTAATAAACTGGGTCTGCACTTTATTATTGCTGAAATGGGTGTGGTCGACATTATGGAAGATATCACACCACTTCAACGCGGCCTGATTAAAACCGGGTTAAATGTTACAGGATTGGAATTGATTGAGGATAAGAATGCACTGTTAATCGATCATCTTAAAAAAATAATCACAGATAAGTTGAATGATCTTTCGGATGAATCATCCAAAGTAAATTTTCCGGAATATTTAAGTAAAAAATTAGGCCACGAATACAATTCTATATCGAAATTATTTTCTGATATACAAGGCACTACAATTGAAAAGTTCATTATTGCTTATAAAATAGAAAAGGTGAAGGAACTTATAATTTACGGAGAATTAAATCTTACTGAAATAGCAGGGAAGTTGAATTATAGCAGCGTGGCTCATTTATCAAATCAGTTTAAAAAAGTTACCGGGCTCTCCCCGTCGCACTTTAGAATGCTGAAGACCCAGAGATTAAAAGTAATTGAAGATAAGCAGAACATTTTAAAGTCATTATCATGA
- a CDS encoding ATP-binding protein: MNRIKLEQIKGSHYARSLIEASLDPLFTISPEGKITDINNASINITEVTRDKLIGTDFFDYFTEPEKARDIYKQVFAEGFVADFPLTIRDGKLTDVLFNGSVYKDESGKVVGVVVVARDITDHKRIETELMQAKIFAEKAAKMAEEAKQKAEKATKIAENAVISKQQFLSNMSHEIRTPMNSIIGFTKVMLKTTLTAKQKEYLTAIKMSGDVLTVLINDILDLAKVDAGKMVFEKKPFNLALSISAMIHLFEPKIHEKNLKLIRKYDIKIPKVLVGDSVRLHQILINLVSNAVKFTNKGKIVVEVQLLKEDESSVSVEFTVTDTGIGITADKIENIFENFQQATSNTSRLYGGTGLGLAIAKQLVKQQGGTISVKSSTDKGTSFRVVLPFIKTNANIETVTRAGKQKLKPKNLKVLVVEDIALNQLLMKTLMDDFGFIYDFAANGKIAIEKLNDVHYDIILMDLQMPEMNGFEATKYIRETMHSRIPIIALTADVTTTDLKKCKSVGMNDYISKPVDEMLLYDKIIDALENPGLMAYDSITSDRPKCTDLTYLIDRTKGNPKLMAEMITLYLEQTPPLIVIVKKSFIEKDWDSLSKAVHKIIPSFYIMGIQKEFEDIGKKIQEYTSTRKHLDELENLVKKLENVCLQACEELETELGKFVKSTGDE, from the coding sequence ATGAACCGCATAAAACTAGAACAGATTAAAGGATCACATTATGCCAGAAGTCTGATAGAAGCCAGTCTGGATCCCCTTTTCACAATTAGTCCGGAAGGAAAAATAACCGACATAAATAACGCTTCAATAAATATAACTGAAGTGACCCGCGATAAACTAATTGGAACAGATTTCTTTGATTACTTTACTGAACCTGAAAAAGCACGGGATATTTATAAACAAGTATTTGCAGAAGGTTTTGTAGCCGATTTCCCACTTACTATCCGCGACGGTAAACTTACCGATGTGTTATTTAACGGTTCGGTTTATAAAGATGAATCGGGCAAGGTGGTTGGTGTTGTGGTCGTAGCCAGGGATATTACGGACCATAAAAGAATTGAAACAGAGTTAATGCAGGCCAAAATTTTTGCTGAAAAAGCAGCAAAAATGGCAGAAGAAGCAAAGCAGAAAGCGGAGAAAGCGACCAAAATTGCAGAGAACGCAGTGATATCAAAACAGCAGTTTTTGTCGAACATGAGCCATGAAATCCGTACGCCCATGAATTCGATTATTGGCTTCACCAAGGTAATGCTTAAAACAACGTTGACCGCAAAACAAAAAGAATACCTGACCGCCATAAAGATGAGCGGTGATGTATTAACTGTATTGATAAATGATATTCTTGACCTCGCCAAAGTCGATGCCGGGAAAATGGTATTTGAAAAGAAACCCTTCAATCTGGCTTTGTCGATATCTGCGATGATTCATTTATTTGAGCCGAAAATCCATGAAAAGAACCTGAAATTAATCAGGAAATATGATATAAAAATTCCTAAAGTTTTGGTTGGTGATTCGGTTCGGTTGCATCAGATCCTGATTAACCTGGTAAGCAATGCAGTAAAATTTACCAATAAGGGTAAGATAGTTGTGGAAGTTCAGTTGCTTAAGGAGGACGAAAGCAGCGTATCCGTTGAATTTACAGTTACGGATACTGGTATTGGAATTACAGCAGATAAAATAGAAAATATATTTGAAAATTTTCAACAGGCAACAAGCAATACTTCAAGATTATACGGTGGTACCGGACTCGGACTTGCCATAGCAAAACAATTGGTTAAACAACAGGGTGGAACAATATCAGTAAAAAGCTCAACGGATAAAGGCACCTCTTTCCGTGTTGTTTTACCGTTTATTAAAACGAATGCTAACATCGAAACAGTTACAAGGGCCGGGAAACAGAAACTGAAACCCAAAAATCTGAAAGTTCTGGTGGTTGAAGATATCGCACTCAATCAGTTGCTGATGAAAACACTGATGGACGACTTCGGATTTATTTACGATTTTGCCGCTAACGGAAAGATCGCAATTGAGAAACTCAATGATGTACATTATGATATTATTCTTATGGATCTTCAAATGCCTGAAATGAATGGATTTGAAGCAACCAAATATATCCGGGAAACCATGCATTCGAGGATTCCCATTATTGCGTTAACTGCTGATGTTACTACAACGGATTTGAAAAAATGTAAATCGGTTGGAATGAATGATTACATTTCAAAGCCTGTGGATGAAATGTTGCTTTATGATAAAATAATTGATGCGTTGGAAAATCCGGGTCTTATGGCGTATGACAGTATTACTTCGGACAGGCCAAAATGTACTGATTTAACCTATTTAATCGATCGTACAAAAGGAAATCCGAAGTTAATGGCTGAAATGATCACACTTTACCTCGAACAAACACCTCCATTGATAGTAATTGTTAAAAAGAGTTTTATTGAAAAAGACTGGGATTCGCTTTCCAAAGCGGTTCATAAAATTATTCCTTCGTTTTATATTATGGGCATACAAAAGGAATTTGAAGATATCGGGAAAAAGATTCAGGAGTATACAAGTACACGAAAACACCTTGATGAACTGGAGAACCTGGTAAAAAAGCTTGAAAATGTTTGCCTACAGGCTTGTGAAGAATTGGAAACTGAACTTGGTAAGTTCGTAAAATCCACTGGTGATGAATGA
- a CDS encoding response regulator: MNEKKILLFLVDDDALFLKSLEIEFGHNTQSTLKTFSTGELCIKNIAQNPDIIILDYYLNSVDSNAINGLETLDRIKATHPHIPVIMLSSQDKIEVAVNCMKHQAFDYIVKSETSFIRLQKAITTIFHYQKIEKALSWYMEKM, from the coding sequence ATGAATGAAAAAAAAATATTGCTCTTTCTTGTTGATGATGATGCGTTGTTTTTAAAATCGCTTGAAATTGAGTTTGGACATAATACTCAATCTACTCTTAAAACATTTTCAACTGGTGAACTATGTATTAAAAACATAGCTCAAAATCCCGATATTATAATTTTAGATTATTATCTGAACAGTGTTGATAGTAACGCCATAAATGGGCTTGAAACACTTGACCGTATCAAGGCAACTCATCCCCATATACCCGTGATCATGCTTTCCTCACAGGATAAAATTGAAGTAGCTGTTAATTGCATGAAACACCAGGCATTTGACTACATAGTTAAAAGTGAGACGTCCTTTATCAGATTGCAAAAAGCAATCACTACAATTTTTCATTATCAGAAAATAGAAAAGGCCTTAAGCTGGTATATGGAAAAAATGTAG
- a CDS encoding helix-turn-helix domain-containing protein, which translates to MKIYIKNMVCERCKTIVISELNKLGISYSTVELGEVTIRKEITTVQHTKLFNALKRSGLELIDASKNVLIEKLKNALINLEHYSDEDLKTSFSDYISLSVNENFISLNMLFAEIEGITIEKSIIRHKIELIKELLVYNDLSLAEIAIRLHYSNAAKLSSQFKNITGLTPSHFRQLRQARQIN; encoded by the coding sequence ATGAAAATATATATCAAAAATATGGTCTGCGAACGCTGTAAAACGATTGTAATTTCTGAACTCAATAAACTTGGTATCTCATACAGTACTGTTGAACTGGGTGAGGTAACCATCAGAAAGGAAATAACCACAGTGCAACATACAAAATTGTTCAATGCCCTGAAACGATCAGGGCTTGAACTTATAGATGCCAGTAAGAATGTTTTAATCGAGAAACTAAAGAATGCGCTGATTAATTTGGAACATTATTCTGACGAGGATTTAAAAACAAGTTTTTCGGATTATATCAGCTTAAGCGTAAATGAAAACTTCATTTCTCTTAATATGCTTTTTGCCGAGATAGAAGGTATTACTATAGAAAAATCAATTATCAGACATAAAATTGAATTAATAAAGGAATTGCTCGTTTATAATGATCTCAGCCTTGCAGAAATTGCTATAAGATTACATTACAGCAATGCTGCAAAATTATCAAGCCAGTTTAAAAACATTACCGGACTAACACCCTCTCATTTCAGACAACTTCGTCAGGCAAGACAAATCAACTAA
- a CDS encoding HAMP domain-containing sensor histidine kinase encodes MNNKRDDFPEKLRSIDDYRHRKNGRPQSVYSSVDVTEIVSPFDSFLVLQESKNKNTNSEDEIVELNTKLNEVVRTYSKFISIIAHDLRSPFTAILSSLELVKMKLEKYNFDDLGNYVDMASDSAVRTLHLLDDLLEWTISKDVHKNLNPVKINLFELVEEQIADIITLLNYKQLSIKHFIDPELHVFADKRMVKTILRNLIGNAIKYTHSGGEITISSSDCKKFVKVIVSDTGVGISQEAQKKLYIIDKLQNTSGTNNERGSGFGLILCKDLVEIHGGTLSLESEPGKGSKFMFTLPHSV; translated from the coding sequence ATGAATAATAAAAGGGATGATTTTCCAGAAAAATTAAGATCAATTGACGACTACCGGCATCGCAAAAATGGCAGACCCCAATCTGTATATAGTTCGGTTGATGTAACTGAAATTGTTTCACCTTTCGACAGTTTTCTCGTTTTGCAGGAATCGAAAAATAAAAATACCAATTCGGAAGACGAAATAGTAGAATTGAATACAAAACTGAATGAAGTCGTCAGAACTTATTCAAAATTCATTTCGATTATTGCACATGATTTAAGAAGTCCGTTTACTGCCATATTGAGTTCGTTAGAATTGGTAAAAATGAAACTTGAAAAATACAATTTTGATGATCTCGGGAATTACGTGGATATGGCATCGGATTCAGCAGTAAGGACTCTCCATTTGCTTGATGATTTATTGGAATGGACCATTTCAAAAGATGTTCATAAAAACCTGAATCCTGTAAAAATTAATTTGTTTGAACTGGTAGAAGAGCAGATTGCTGATATTATAACCCTACTCAATTACAAGCAATTATCAATAAAGCATTTTATCGATCCCGAATTACATGTATTTGCAGACAAACGAATGGTTAAAACTATACTTCGTAACCTGATTGGCAATGCTATAAAATATACACACAGTGGTGGTGAAATAACAATAAGTTCATCCGACTGCAAAAAGTTTGTTAAAGTCATTGTCAGTGATACCGGAGTGGGTATTTCGCAGGAAGCACAAAAAAAGCTCTATATCATTGATAAATTACAAAATACTTCAGGAACAAATAATGAGCGTGGTTCCGGCTTTGGATTGATTCTGTGTAAGGATTTAGTTGAAATTCATGGTGGCACTCTGAGCCTGGAAAGTGAACCCGGGAAAGGAAGTAAATTTATGTTCACACTGCCACATTCTGTTTAG
- a CDS encoding Thivi_2564 family membrane protein, whose protein sequence is MILWLEVQEMRVLCVNDVTYFNQDVMVPAFRPITFEVTLKIFIMPLLTILIVLIVAGILLWLVNTYIPMDRTIKSIFNVVVVILVIIWVLKAFGLFHYLKDIHI, encoded by the coding sequence ATGATTCTCTGGCTGGAAGTTCAGGAAATGAGAGTATTATGTGTGAATGATGTAACTTATTTTAATCAGGATGTAATGGTTCCTGCATTCAGACCAATTACTTTTGAGGTAACCTTAAAAATATTTATTATGCCTTTATTGACAATTTTAATCGTGCTGATTGTTGCCGGTATTTTACTATGGCTGGTTAATACCTACATCCCTATGGATCGCACAATCAAAAGTATCTTCAATGTTGTGGTTGTAATCCTGGTTATTATATGGGTTCTTAAGGCATTTGGATTATTTCATTACCTGAAGGACATACATATTTAA